One window of the Rhipicephalus sanguineus isolate Rsan-2018 chromosome 4, BIME_Rsan_1.4, whole genome shotgun sequence genome contains the following:
- the LOC119390727 gene encoding monocarboxylate transporter 9, whose protein sequence is MAGLCGLVTFMTSATIRSSGFLYIGMMEEFHVDRGQAAWPICLFGAVSNLAGIVAGPLCQRFGPVPVMYAGSVTMWIGLITSSFSPNISWMTATLGILFGFGSGIVFMMLFVFINQYFDKYKGLALGIMYTGSTSSAFVFPRLLLFLKDTYNFRSSVMIFGAIVMHVTAISLVLKEPVWIRRKKHEEKMAAQKAKALIFTIESGDMKIIAEKPSTQKTAPDTRSLRYGLTVLKSPMFYVIMVTYIIYNYNFDIFMTTVPDFAVDRGTSVVAAVGLVPLFSITDTVGRLGLPVLADRGYLRRSTLVMMNYLLMGLCLLALPLATSYLSILALCLCEATFVGCGMTMYPAIMAEYVGLDRLPISYGIVGTVAGPLFLLKPSFIGYFRDNIGAYDCMYTLLASALIVLAFIWLAVVCVESKKTRSWMLDHKHACGRLPRCGC, encoded by the exons ATGGCTGGGCTCTGTGGTCTGGTCACATTCATGACGTCTGCCACGATCCGCTCTTCTGGCTTCCTGTACATCGGCATGATGGAAGAGTTTCACGTCGATCGTGGACAGGCCGCATGGCCTATTTGCCTGTTCGGCGCTGTGAGCAATCTAGCCG GAATTGTTGCTGGCCCTTTGTGCCAGAGGTTCGGACCTGTTCCAGTGATGTACGCAGGCAGCGTCACAATGTGGATAGGCTTAATCACCAGCAGCTTTTCACCTAATATATCGTGGATGACAGCTACTCTTGGCATCCTGTTCG GTTTCGGTTCAGGAATCGTTTTCATGATGCTCTTCGTTTTCATCAACCAGTACTTTGACAAGTACAAGGGCCTCGCCCTCGGCATCATGTACACCGGTTCTACAAGCTCGGCTTTCGTGTTCCCTAGGCTACTCTTGTTCCTCAAAGATACCTACAACTTTCGCAGTAGCGTTATGATATTCGGTGCGATTGTCATGCATGTAACGGCAATAAGCCTTGTTCTTAAAGAACCCGTTTGGATTCGGCGGAAGAAGCACGAAGAGAAAATGGCCGCCCAGAAGGCCAAGGCATTGATATTCACCATCGAGAGCGGAGACATGAAGATTATCGCTGAAAAGCCGTCGACCCAGAAGACAGCTCCAGACACGAGAAGCCTCCGCTACGGCCTCACGGTCTTGAAATCTCCCATGTTTTATGTAATCATGGTGACCTATATAATCTACAACTACAACTTCGATATTTTCATGACAACTGTGCCAGATTTTGCGGTTGATCGTGGTACATCTGTAGTAGCAGCCGTTGGTTTGGTTCCActtttttcgatcacggacacCGTTGGTCGACTCGGGCTTCCGGTCTTGGCGGATCGCGGGTACCTGAGGCGCAGCACGCTTGTCATGATGAACTATCTGCTCATGGGACTGTGCTTGCTGGCACTCCCGCTGGCTACATCGTATTTGTCGATTCTTGCTCTCTGCCTGTGCGAAGCAACTTTTGTCGGCTGTGGAATGACGATGTATCCTGCGATAATGGCAGAGTATGTGGGCTTGGACAGGCTGCCCATCAGCTACGGAATTGTGGGAACGGTTGCTGGTCCTCTGTTCCTACTGAAACCATCTTTTATAG GTTACTTCAGAGACAACATAGGCGCCTACGACTGCATGTACACCCTTCTGGCCTCGGCACTAATCGTACTGGCGTTCATTTGGCTTGCGGTGGTGTGCGTGGAAAGCAAGAAAACGAGAAGCTGGATGCTGGATCACAAACACGCTTGTGGACGACTCCCTCGCTGCGGGTGCTAA